A window from Littorina saxatilis isolate snail1 linkage group LG9, US_GU_Lsax_2.0, whole genome shotgun sequence encodes these proteins:
- the LOC138975042 gene encoding uncharacterized protein isoform X2 — protein sequence MTTVMDGNRVKTNTTRCFNIRVLRSWRLRLALIITFAFVLATMTSILKTSDHRVFMDTVRVGKTGKRNPQTSEAVNTGHIVIENVHGKFRSSTPSATVAGVTSSSSSSSSSSSSSSPTSPSSLPSSSSFSTWKKKISSSRSSSTSSFSDSKWQMKVQNTNLSSLYRSLLTTAPQWSPLDTNNTDHYVYSAHYDDTNTVPMIVTILTGPNRSKSFSVVCVYFESPDVTRPSGMVSGLSQNYKEPKMYNPFGQLFGAYIKCPLLAPNHRPYALSVVKGSNSSIKDYNSLATRIMTVHYSGRRSPGTKPSLINSRQRIITKYHPAFQWNITKCYPAFHRFDDVMGLVEQIEVHRFFGVEHFVFYMYSASWPVKALLRFYGSDKNLLSLLNGQFAGQPECGAFLFRNTFFDPHGQRNVSRSKGQESPSLEGQLSTLRFVNRVNEIWHPPKRSKPALMPLRVNVCEVHQVVSFRGDFRQCTMSPSEGLLQHYRIIPNNLKKEHQPTAQGYVRDPFLRHVRREIMTRVEKVLREFEKWRLHEKSVNNNDG from the exons ATGACCACAGTCATGGATGGAAACAGAGTAAAGACGAACACGACTCGGTGTTTCAACATACGAGTCTTGAGGTCGTGGCGATTGCGCCTCGCTTTAATAATCACCTTCGCTTTTGTTTTAGccacaatgaccagcatactcAAAACTAGTGACCACCGTGTATTTATGGACACTGTCCGAGTGGGTAAGACTGGGAAACGCAACCCACAGACTTCAGAAGCCGTGAACACCGGACACATTGTGATTGAAAATGTTCATGGAAAATTCAGGTCGTCAACACCATCAGCGACAGTGGCGGGAGtaacatcatcgtcatcgtcatcatcatcatcatcttcttcttcttctcctacCTCCCCATCGTCCTTGCCATCATCTAGCTCATTCTCAACTTGGAAGAAGAAAATATCATCGTCACGATCTTCATCAACCTCTTCTTTTTCCGACTCAAAATGGCAGATGAAAGTACAAAACACCAACCTGTCCTCCCTGTATCGGTCACTACTGACCACTGCGCCACAGTGGAGCCCACTGGACACTAATAACACTGACCATTACGTGTACTCTGCCCATTATGACGACACCAACACCGTTCCGATGATCGTCACCATTTTGACTGGGCCGAACAGATCCAAGTCGTTTTCTGTCGTCTGCGTCTACTTCGAGTCCCCGGACGTAACGCGACCGAGCGGTATGGTGAGCGGACTGAGCCAAAACTACAAGGAGCCAAAGATGTATAACCCGTTTGGGCA GTTATTTGGGGCGTACATCAAGTGCCCTTTGCTCGCCCCTAACCATCGCCCTTACGCTCTGTCCGTcgtcaagggaagcaactcttcaATCAAGGACTACAACTCTCTCGCGACCCGCATCATGACCGTACACTACAGCGGGCGACGCAGCCCTGGAACGAAGCCATCCCTTATCAACTCTCGCCAGCGGATTATCACAAAATATCATCCTGCTTTCCAGTGGAATATCACAAAATGTTACCCTGCTTTCCATCGCTTCGATGACGTCATGGGACTCGTGGAACAGATCGAGGTACATCGGTTCTTCGGAGTGGAACACTTTGTCTTCTATATGTATTCGGCCAGCTGGCCTGTGAAGGCTTTGCTCAGGTTCTACGG GTCCGACAAGAACCTCCTCTCTCTTCTCAACGGTCAGTTCGCTGGTCAGCCCGAGTGTGGAGCCTTTCTTTTCCGCAACACGTTCTTTGACCCTCATGGACAGCGGAACGTCTCCAGATCGAAGGGTCAAGAATCCCCCTCCCTTGAAGGCCAGCTGAGCACTCTCCGCTTTGTCAACAGAGTGAATGAAATTTGGCATCCTCCCAAAAG GTCCAAGCCAGCACTCATGCCACTGCGGGTCAATGTCTGTGAAGTGCATCAAGTCGTATCCTTCCGCGGCGACTTCCGGCAGTGTACGATGTCTCCCTCCGAGGGACTACTTCAGCATTATCGCATTATTCCAAACAATCTCAAAAAAGAGCACCAGCCCACAGCACAGGGCTACGTCAGAGACCCTTTTCTCAGACACGTTCGTCGAGAGATTATGACCAGGGTTGAAAAAGTTTTGCGTGAGTTTGAAAAATGGCGTCTGCATGAGAAGAGCGTGAATAACAATGATGGCTGA
- the LOC138975042 gene encoding uncharacterized protein isoform X1 yields the protein MTTVMDGNRVKTNTTRCFNIRVLRSWRLRLALIITFAFVLATMTSILKTSDHRVFMDTVRVGKTGKRNPQTSEAVNTGHIVIENVHGKFRSSTPSATVAGVTSSSSSSSSSSSSSSPTSPSSLPSSSSFSTWKKKISSSRSSSTSSFSDSKWQMKVQNTNLSSLYRSLLTTAPQWSPLDTNNTDHYVYSAHYDDTNTVPMIVTILTGPNRSKSFSVVCVYFESPDVTRPSGMVSGLSQNYKEPKMYNPFGQLFGAYIKCPLLAPNHRPYALSVVKGSNSSIKDYNSLATRIMTVHYSGRRSPGTKPSLINSRQRIITKYHPAFQWNITKCYPAFHRFDDVMGLVEQIEVHRFFGVEHFVFYMYSASWPVKALLRFYGEEEGVVEVLDWQLPRPRHMKGRVFFYFDQLDAIQDCLLRNLRSSRYLLFGDVDEYFVPRSDKNLLSLLNGQFAGQPECGAFLFRNTFFDPHGQRNVSRSKGQESPSLEGQLSTLRFVNRVNEIWHPPKRSKPALMPLRVNVCEVHQVVSFRGDFRQCTMSPSEGLLQHYRIIPNNLKKEHQPTAQGYVRDPFLRHVRREIMTRVEKVLREFEKWRLHEKSVNNNDG from the exons ATGACCACAGTCATGGATGGAAACAGAGTAAAGACGAACACGACTCGGTGTTTCAACATACGAGTCTTGAGGTCGTGGCGATTGCGCCTCGCTTTAATAATCACCTTCGCTTTTGTTTTAGccacaatgaccagcatactcAAAACTAGTGACCACCGTGTATTTATGGACACTGTCCGAGTGGGTAAGACTGGGAAACGCAACCCACAGACTTCAGAAGCCGTGAACACCGGACACATTGTGATTGAAAATGTTCATGGAAAATTCAGGTCGTCAACACCATCAGCGACAGTGGCGGGAGtaacatcatcgtcatcgtcatcatcatcatcatcttcttcttcttctcctacCTCCCCATCGTCCTTGCCATCATCTAGCTCATTCTCAACTTGGAAGAAGAAAATATCATCGTCACGATCTTCATCAACCTCTTCTTTTTCCGACTCAAAATGGCAGATGAAAGTACAAAACACCAACCTGTCCTCCCTGTATCGGTCACTACTGACCACTGCGCCACAGTGGAGCCCACTGGACACTAATAACACTGACCATTACGTGTACTCTGCCCATTATGACGACACCAACACCGTTCCGATGATCGTCACCATTTTGACTGGGCCGAACAGATCCAAGTCGTTTTCTGTCGTCTGCGTCTACTTCGAGTCCCCGGACGTAACGCGACCGAGCGGTATGGTGAGCGGACTGAGCCAAAACTACAAGGAGCCAAAGATGTATAACCCGTTTGGGCA GTTATTTGGGGCGTACATCAAGTGCCCTTTGCTCGCCCCTAACCATCGCCCTTACGCTCTGTCCGTcgtcaagggaagcaactcttcaATCAAGGACTACAACTCTCTCGCGACCCGCATCATGACCGTACACTACAGCGGGCGACGCAGCCCTGGAACGAAGCCATCCCTTATCAACTCTCGCCAGCGGATTATCACAAAATATCATCCTGCTTTCCAGTGGAATATCACAAAATGTTACCCTGCTTTCCATCGCTTCGATGACGTCATGGGACTCGTGGAACAGATCGAGGTACATCGGTTCTTCGGAGTGGAACACTTTGTCTTCTATATGTATTCGGCCAGCTGGCCTGTGAAGGCTTTGCTCAGGTTCTACGG TGAAGAAGAAGGGGTGGTGGAGGTCCTGGATTGGCAGCTTCCGAGGCCGCGTCACATGAAGGGGAGGGTGTTTTTCTACTTCGACCAGCTGGACGCCATACAGGACTGTCTGCTGAGGAACCTGCGGAGCTCCCGATATCTGCTGTTTGGTGACGTGGATGAGTACTTCGTTCCCAG GTCCGACAAGAACCTCCTCTCTCTTCTCAACGGTCAGTTCGCTGGTCAGCCCGAGTGTGGAGCCTTTCTTTTCCGCAACACGTTCTTTGACCCTCATGGACAGCGGAACGTCTCCAGATCGAAGGGTCAAGAATCCCCCTCCCTTGAAGGCCAGCTGAGCACTCTCCGCTTTGTCAACAGAGTGAATGAAATTTGGCATCCTCCCAAAAG GTCCAAGCCAGCACTCATGCCACTGCGGGTCAATGTCTGTGAAGTGCATCAAGTCGTATCCTTCCGCGGCGACTTCCGGCAGTGTACGATGTCTCCCTCCGAGGGACTACTTCAGCATTATCGCATTATTCCAAACAATCTCAAAAAAGAGCACCAGCCCACAGCACAGGGCTACGTCAGAGACCCTTTTCTCAGACACGTTCGTCGAGAGATTATGACCAGGGTTGAAAAAGTTTTGCGTGAGTTTGAAAAATGGCGTCTGCATGAGAAGAGCGTGAATAACAATGATGGCTGA
- the LOC138976602 gene encoding uncharacterized protein: MDEDEDEELFSELSPINDNEPCLLHLADWNKSTGDEGTVEDLCVRLHQIGRVDIARELARAVYEETTIKIHKYFLDNPFKKTAQQAGSRLMENEKDEDKKTRKETAVDNLRKDGQDGRRFRMAVVALTLTLIFFLCAVMVVYCPASLHTVCPSVCIATFEAIQDSVKERVGTLRTLTTTEGLGMSEVRRPRQPAGPAEKEEQDRLVQSILAI; this comes from the exons AtggatgaagatgaagatgaagagtTGTTTAGTGAG CTGTCCCCCATTAACGACAACGAGCCGTGCCTGCTTCACCTGGCGGACTGGAACAAGAGCACTGGTGACGAGGGGACGGTGGAGGACCTGTGTGTCCGACTGCACCAGATCGGACGCGTGGACATTGCCCGTGAGCTGGCCAGGGCCGTGTATGAGGAGACTACCATCAAGATACACAA GTACTTTCTGGACAACCCCTTCAAGAAGACGGCCCAGCAGGCCGGGTCTCGTCTCATGGAGAACGAGAAGGACGAGGACAAAAAGACGAGAAAGGAGACGGCGGTGGACAACCTCCGCAAAGACGGTCAGGACGGGAGACGATTCCGTATGGCTGTTGTCGctctgaccttgaccctgaTCTTCTTTCTCTGCGCGGTCATGGTCGTCTACTGCCCGGCGTCTTTGCACACGGTGTGCCCGAG CGTGTGTATCGCCACCTTCGAAGCCATCCAGGACAGCGTGAAGGAGCGAGTGGGCACGCTGAGGACTCTGACGACCACCGAGGGGCTGGGCATGTCGGAGGTCAGGCGTCCCAGGCAGCCTGCTGGACCCGCCGAGAAAGAGGAGCAGGACCGCCTTGTGCAGAGCATCCTCGCCATCTAG